Proteins encoded within one genomic window of Rhododendron vialii isolate Sample 1 chromosome 1a, ASM3025357v1:
- the LOC131318149 gene encoding uncharacterized protein LOC131318149 → MPSEAELTWTTWEELLLACAVKRHGTKDWGSVAMELQARSSLSLLFTSQVCKNKYDDLRRRFTEKETDDVVDTIPWLEELRKLRVSELKQEVHRYDLSIQSLQLKVKSLEEERERSLKENENDDGEPDLGKNLEERSANEKNDDARAPELAVGDVSDRENRSFNESCSTANRPAGLEGRAEPEPVGTSGFKPDPVSSDSKPASEDSYNDSSSTVAAKQAAAAKVSREKKGGELAGLRDSVEGSKDGVKESSDVQSSASLTRKRRREKEVSGGGKPVVSPATIKREGVKSEPLVGLLDIIRSHKHGSMFERRLEYQIHRDEYKNMVRTHMDLETIRTRLENGSYSYCTTKFYRDLLLLFTNAIVFFPRASIESVTAHELRDLVLEEVKKQKSTQRSHSSSPDPAPSNPTSLETKPDPRKPESLLAKDKSSGPILVCRKRSSISAKTSQPTDGKPNLNPNAPAKNSSNLKGEESRKTNERPATGTRSTRSNKGSQTITSPPDSKTNSLAGKAGNVMRNDKKKKKKNEVAAAAVKKQGAADFLRRIKRNSPLKSGGGEGNSGGGRRENMKRGDGKKETPLVKPGGSRKRRKEESSPLKQRGAGRPSRKGPAEGGGRKRGREGGGAEAGSKQTRKRSRR, encoded by the exons ATGCCTTCGGAGGCGGAATTAACATGGACGACTTGGGAAGAGCTGTTGCTGGCGTGCGCCGTGAAGCGCCACGGAACCAAGGACTGGGGCTCTGTCGCCATGGAACTACAGGCtcgaagctctctctctctcctcttcaccTCCCAAGTCTGCAAAAACAAATACGACGACCTTAGACGCCGTTTCACGGAAAAAGAAACCGACGATGTCGTCGATACTATTCCCTGGCTCGAGGAGTTGCGAAAACTCCGAGTTTCTGAGCTTAAACAGGAGGTTCACCGATACGATCTTTCGATCCA GTCGTTACAGCTGAAGGTGAAGAGCTTGGAGGAAGAACGCGAACGGAGCTTGAAGGAGAACGAAAACGACGACGGAGAACCAGATCTGGGAAAGAATTTGGAGGAGAGATCAGCAAATGAAAAAAACGATGACGCAAGGGCGCCGGAGCTCGCCGTCGGCGACGTCTCCGACAGAGAGAACCGATCGTTCAACGAGTCTTGCTCGACGGCGAACCGGCCCGCCGGATTGGAAGGACGTGCAGAGCCGGAACCGGTGGGGACCAGTGGGTTCAAGCCGGATCCGGTCTCGAGTGACTCGAAACCGGCCAGTGAGGACTCCTACAACGATAGCTCCAGCACGGTGGCTGCTAAACAAGCGGCGGCGGCGAAGGTGAGTCGGGAGAAGAAAGGTGGTGAGTTAGCCGGGTTACGAGACTCGGTAGAGGGGTCGAAGGATGGGGTGAAGGAGAGCAGCGACGTGCAGAGCTCGGCGAGTTTGACCAGGAAACGACGCCGTGAGAAGGAAGTTTCCGGTGGTGGCAAGCCGGTGGTGTCTCCCGCCACCATCAAAAGGGAAGGCGTGAAATCAGAGCCGTTGGTTGGGCTTTTAGATATTATCCGATCGCATAAACACGGCTCGATGTTTGAGCGCCGGCTTGAATACCAG ATTCACAGGGACGAGTACAAGAACATGGTCCGAACCCATATGGATCTCGAAACAATCCGAACCAGACTCGAAAACGGTTCCTACTCTTATTGCACCACCAAATTCTACCGTGACCTCCTTCTCCTCTTCACCAATGCTATAGTCTTCTTCCCCAGAGCATCCATTGAATCTGTCACAGCCCATGAACTTCGTGACCTCGTTCTGGAAGAAGTAAAGAAACAGAAATCAACCCAAAGATCCCATTCTTCTTCACCAGACCCGGCTCCATCGAACCCAACCTCACTCGAAACCAAACCCGACCCGCGAAAACCCGAGTCATTGTTGGCGAAGGACAAGTCTTCCGGTCCCATACTGGTATGCCGCAAACGCAGTTCCATCTCAGCGAAAACTTCACAACCGACAGACGGAAAACCGAATCTCAATCCCAACGCACCTGCGAAAAATTCGTCGAATTTGAAGGGAGAGGAGAGTCGAAAAACGAACGAGAGGCCCGCGACGGGCACGAGAAGCACGAGGAGCAACAAGGGCAGCCAAACGATCACAAGTCCTCCCGATTCGAAAACCAATTCTTTGGCGGGTAAAGCAGGGAATGTAATGCGAAacgacaagaagaagaagaagaagaacgaggTGGCTGCGGCGGCGGTGAAGAAGCAAGGGGCGGCGGATTTCTTGAGGAGGATTAAGAGGAATTCGCCGTTGAAAAGCGGGGGAGGCGAGGGTAATAGTGGTGGCGGGAGGCGAGAAAATATGAAGAGAGGGGATGGAAAGAAAGAGACTCCGTTGGTGAAGCCAGGCGGCAGCAGGAAGCGGAGGAAGGAGGAGAGCAGCCCATTAAAGCAGCGAGGAGCTGGAAGGCCATCTAGGAAAGGGCCGGCGGAGGGAGGTGGGAGAAAGCGGGGGAGGGAAGGCGGGGGAGCGGAGGCGGGTTCGAAACAGACTAGGAAACGGTCGAGGAGGTGA
- the LOC131329028 gene encoding linamarin synthase 2-like — translation MVHPIYFSHHVDLLQALQLKLGTEQSTQVLANDCDENFMSDGTLDTAIDWIPGMRDMRLKDLPSHHRTTNHVMGEEAQNRLKSLAIIFNTFDEFEQEVLEAIASNFFPRMYTVGPQHLLCRRHVTDTQINSINPSLWKENSESLRWLDRREPESVMYLNYRSVTGFASELVPPSRSAVTPIRWCISDTLRVEFNDGNRIGVEVDHDVKREEVEALVRDMIKGEKGKKLRSRSEEWKKKAEEATNVGGSSYSNLDRFIKEAMQSFRVSILAPQLILEAQSHRPLARNLIKVGTIAPYGAPVEPV, via the exons atggtgcACCCTATCTATTTCTCGCACCATGTTGACCTCCTTCAAGCCTTACAACTAAAGTTAGGGACAGAGCAGTCTACGCAAGTTTTGGCAAATGATTGTG ATGAGAACTTCATGAGTGATGGAACTCTTGACACTGCTATCGATTGGATACCGGGCATGAGAGACATGCGGTTGAAGGACCTCCCGAGCCACCACCGAACCACCAACCACGTCATGGGGGAAGAGGCGCAAAATCGCTTGAAGTCTCTGGCGATCATCTTCAACACCTTTGATGAATTCGAACAAGAAGTTCTAGAGGCGATTGCGTCAAATTTCTTCCCCCGCATGTATACAGTAGGACCACAACACTTGCTATGTAGAAGGCACGTGACTGATactcaaatcaattcaataaaTCCAAGCTTATGGAAAGAGAACTCGGAGTCTCTCCGGTGGCTAGACCGAAGAGAGCCTGAATCAGTCATGTACTTGAACTACAGGAGCGTGACT GGGTTTGCTAGTGAGTTGGTGCCCCCAAGCCGAAGTGCTGTCAcaccgatccgttggtgcaTTTCTGATACACTGCGGGTGGAGTTCAATGATGGAAACA GGATCGGAGTGGAGGTGGATCATGATGTGAAGCGCGAAGAAGTTGAGGCTCTTGTCCGGGATATGATAAAAGGGGAGAAAGGGAAGAAATTGAGGAGCAGATCTGAGGAGTGGAAGAAGAAGGCTGAAGAAGCGACTAATGTTGGCGGATCATCTTACAGTAACTTGGATAGATTCATTAAGGAGGCTATGCAGA GTTTCCGGGTCAGCATActcgcacctcaactaattctggaAGCCCAATCCCATCGTCCACTTGCAAGGAACCTAATTAAAGTCGGAACAATTGCTCCGTATGGTGCCCCAGTGGAGCCTGTTTAG
- the LOC131318155 gene encoding pentatricopeptide repeat-containing protein At4g39952, mitochondrial-like — MVRFKPNHLYTRCLSTSSTSNSTPYLNSHFTFFLSNQIPDPKSLLQTHAFIITSGHANNPFLASKLISLYASLNKPTFSSKVFHSVQSKDAFLWNTVIKSQFSNGCYLKALDFYLQMRTSYILPTHFTIPLVVSSSAELLLLKRGMEIHGLVTKLGFIAGNSAVGSSFIYFYSMCGCVEDAALVFDKMPMRDVVAWTALVIGYVQNDESEKGLERLCEMHRVRGDGERPNSRTLEGGFQACGNLGALLEGKCLHGLAVKTGIVFTNVVQSSVLSMYAKCGTPGEAYLSFCEVDHKDLISWTSIISVYSRYGWSSECLHLFWQMQVTGVYPDGVVISCLLRGFGNSMRVSEGKVFHGIILRCNYITDQMVKNALLSMYCTFGLFSIAEKLFDRVRDRDKELWNTMVFEYSKVGQESRCLELFTEMQHLGIEFDSNSLVSVVSSCSRLGATRLGRSLHCYVIKSLMHENVSIANSLIDMYGKSGNSVIAWKIFSRARKDTVTWNTLISSYSHSGRSTDALGLFDKMVSAGFKPNVATLVTILSACSHIASLEKGEQIHGYAMDEGFELDISLSTALVDMYAKCGQLDKSRKIFDAIKEKDAISWNVMISGYGMHGDAESAIEIFQQMKQSNVRPNELTFLAVLSACTHAGLVGEGKCFFDRMGDYALSPNLKHYSCMVDLLGRSGNLHEAEDLVLSMPIAPDGVIWGSLLSACKIHNNAEFGIRVAKHAIEADPENEGYYVMIADLYLSLGRWDEAENVRAKMKEMGVRTRAGWSTV; from the coding sequence ATGGTTCGATTCAAACCAAATCACCTCTACACACGTTGTTTATCCACATCTTCAACATCTAATTCAACTCCCTACCTCAATTCCCACTTCACCTTCTTCCTTTCCAACCAAATCCCAGACCCCAAATCCCTCCTCCAAACCCACGCCTTCATTATCACAAGCGGCCACGCTAACAACCCCTTCTTAGCATCAAAGCTCATTTCCCTCTACGCTTCTCTCAACAAACCCACCTTTTCCTCCAAAGTTTTCCATTCAGTTCAATCCAAAGATGCCTTTCTATGGAACACTGTTATCAAATCCCAATTCTCCAATGGGTGTTACTTAAAAGCCCTTGATTTTTACCTCCAAATGCGAACGTCTTATATTCTACCAACCCATTTCACAATTCCTTTGGTTGTTTCTTCTAGTGCTGAGCTGTTGTTGTTGAAAAGGGGTATGGAAATACATGGGTTAGTTACAAAACTTGGGTTTATCGCGGGTAATTCTGCAGTTGGGTCTTCGTTTATTTACTTTTACTCGATGTGTGGTTGTGTGGAGGATGCGGCTCTTGTGTTCGACAAAATGCCAATGAGGGATGTGGTTGCTTGGACCGCGCTTGTTATTGGGTACGTGCAGAATGACGAGAGTGAGAAGGGTTTGGAGCGTCTTTGTGAAATGCATAGGGTTCGTGGGGATGGGGAGAGGCCAAATTCTAGAACATTAGAAGGTGGGTTTCAAGCTTGTGGGAATTTGGGTGCTTTGTTAGAAGGGAAATGCTTACATGGATTAGCGGTGAAGACTGGAATTGTGTTTACAAATGTTGTGCAATCATCAGTTTTGTCTATGTATGCTAAGTGTGGGACTCCTGGGGAAGCTTACCTTTCATTTTGTGAAGTTGATCATAAGGATCTTATATCATGGACGTCAATTATTAGTGTTTATTCAAGATATGGGTGGAGTTCCGAGTGCTTGCATCTATTTTGGCAAATGCAGGTTACTGGAGTATATCCCGATGGAGTTGTTATCAGTTGTCTGCTTCGGGGGTTTGGTAATTCAATGAGGGTCTCCGAAGGAAAAGTTTTTCATGGGATAATCTTGAGGTGCAATTATATAACTGATCAGATGGTAAAAAATGCCTTATTGTCAATGTATTGTACGTTTGGACTTTTTTCTATTGCAGAGAAGCTTTTTGATAGAGTACGAGACAGGGACAAAGAGTTATGGAATACTATGGTTTTTGAGTATAGTAAGGTAGGACAGGAATCAAGGTGCTTAGAACTGTTTACAGAAATGCAACATCTAGGTATTGAATTTGATTCAAATAGTCTGGTATCTGTGGTTTCTTCGTGTTCACGATTGGGGGCAACCCGTTTAGGTCGGTCACTTCATTGTTACGTGATTAAAAGTTTAATGCATGAGAACGTCTCCATTGCCAATTCGCTTATAGACATGTATGGTAAAAGTGGAAACTCAGTCATTGCATGGAAGATATTCAGTCGGGCACGGAAGGATACTGTCACATGGAACACATTGATTTCATCTTACAGTCATAGTGGGCGTTCTACTGATGCTTTAGGTCTCTTTGATAAAATGGTCTCAGCAGGCTTCAAGCCTAATGTAGCAACACTGGTTACCATTCTGTCTGCTTGTTCCCATATTGCATCTCTAGAGAAAGGAGAACAAATTCATGGTTATGCCATGGATGAAGGATTTGAGCTTGATATATCTCTTTCCACTGCATTGGTTGATATGTATGCAAAATGCGGGCAGCTTGACAAATCAAGGAAAATCTTTGATGCAATTAAAGAAAAAGATGCTATTTCTTGGAATGTGATGATCTCTGGTTATGGAATGCATGGAGATGCAGAATCTGCAATAGAAATCTTCCAGCAGATGAAACAGTCAAACGTCAGACCAAATGAGCTTACGTTTCTTGCAGTTCTCTCTGCTTGTACTCATGCAGGGCTTGTTGGAGAAGGGAAATGCTTCTTTGACAGAATGGGGGACTATGCTCTGTCGCCAAATCTGAAGCACTATTCTTGTATGGTTGATCTCCTTGGGAGATCAGGAAATCTGCACGAAGCTGAAGATTTGGTTCTTTCAATGCCTATAGCGCCCGATGGGGTTATTTGGGGTTCGTTGTTAAGTGCTTGCAAGATACACAACAATGCTGAGTTTGGTATTAGGGTTGCAAAACATGCTATTGAAGCTGACCCAGAAAACGAGGGCTATTATGTGATGATTGCTgatctttatctctctcttggGAGGTGGGATGAGGCAGAAAATGTGAGAGCAAAAATGAAGGAAATGGGCGTGAGAACAAGAGCAGGTTGGAGTACAGTATAA